One window of the Sparus aurata chromosome 7, fSpaAur1.1, whole genome shotgun sequence genome contains the following:
- the susd3 gene encoding uncharacterized protein susd3, translating to MSSATASIADVSRTDFANTDDGRDRNKSGQAQAQCTPQPLPALGTQRIIQGNGTNVGTVISLQCPAKHKLIGSQLMCIMDTNSTHWVGGPYCKPMSSFEDYGFRVAVLASIVSSAIIFIMSVAFITCCLLDCIKEDKRKQEERDAEVWQWEEQAQHREDSRSRYSHNCRNNNNNNTQEKVLSLWDTGNPAMCENMRACRCHQQYTYGAGHTYSPTPPLSALPGNEYDRPLLPRYTESSQISGPPPQYFGPPQSSSQPTSPGMVQISAAGPGLVWQYGGQQNGLSNADESNSRNINPAKEFSIRIISV from the exons ATGTCATCGGCAACAGCTTCGATTGCAGATGTGTCCAGGACTGATTTTGCAAACACAGATGACGGCCGTGACCGGAATAAATCAG GTCAGGCCCAGGCTCAGTGCACACCCCAGCCCCTGCCGGCCCTGGGTACCCAGAGGATCATCCAGGGCAACGGTACCAATGTGGGCACAGTAATTTCCCTGCAGTGCCCGGCCAAACACAAACTAATCGGCAGTCAGCTGATGTGCATCATGGACACCAACAGCACCCACTGGGTTGGGGGGCCCTACTGTAAAC CTATGTCTTCCTTCGAGGACTATGGGTTCCGCGTGGCTGTGCTGGCATCCATTGTCAGCTCggccatcatcttcatcatgtcCGTGGCCTTCATCACCTGCTGTTTGCTCGACTGCATCAAAGAGGACaagaggaaacaggaggagag GGATGCAGAAGTGTGGCAGTGGGAGGAGCAGGCCCAGCATCGGGAGGACAGCAGGTCCCGGTACAGCCATAActgcaggaacaacaacaacaacaacacccaGGAGAAGGTGCTTTCACTGTGGGACACTGGAAACCCAGCTATGTGTGAGAACATGCGAGCCTGCAG GTGTCATCAGCAGTACACCTATGGCGCTGGCCACACATACAGCCCAACTCCTCCGCTTTCCGCTCTCCCCGGCAATGAATACGACCGGCCTCTCTTACCGCGATACACAGAGTCATCGCAGATCTCTGGTCCGCCACCCCAGTACTTCGGACCTCCCCAGTCCTCCAGTCAACCTACGAGCCCAGGCATGGTGCAGATCTCGGCCGCGGGGCCTGGTTTGGTGTGGCAGTACGGAGGACAGCAGAACGGCTTGTCAAACGCAGATGAGTCT